One window of the Gambusia affinis linkage group LG01, SWU_Gaff_1.0, whole genome shotgun sequence genome contains the following:
- the LOC122836061 gene encoding taste receptor type 1 member 1-like — MKAKQVVAHLHLLGCLLPLLIDVITASEFKLDGDYLIGGLFDIHHVSGAYHHYKPETIACSSERLILSSYRRFQVMRFSIDEINNSTNLLPNVTLGYEIFDHCSDIQNFPGIFNLISENNFIYPWDKLSKNVSKVIAVVGTYTSTETLTVAPLFMMDLIPMVSYGAASSVFSRKKSFPSFLRTVHPNKDVIEVVYNILQNFNWRWVSFLYSEGDYGKDGLDLFIKKIKDTEICLAYTKGLNGNTDYPLLFRQLEAQRVNIIIVFAPEWTAEALIKGAIKQNVTNKVWIAGDAWSLHKELPKENGIRNIGTVLGVAEPKMAIPGFNDFLFSSTGQSQHDDKDEQTFCNQICECPNVTAADVINADPSFNFPVYSAVYAVAHALHNVLQCGSGRCNKSISVQPYMVLTALRKSNFVLLNERVQFDENGDPMFGTYSIIFWNQSGEAEEVGFHRFHPFLQFFINSTKIQWHSDGKEPVSFCSKECPEGYSKAQEGIHRCCFNCKICPDGTYINTTKDPYNCISCKETEWSDPGSTSCNLRLVEYIPFTDSGAIVIMFGASTFVGLTVAMSALFAFNYNTPVVKSAGGPMCFLTLGCLTLCSLSVFFYFDKPTIASCVLRLLPFLLFFTVCLAGFVVRSFQIICIFKIAAKFPNLLSWWMKYHGQWLVISGAFVMQAVLLIIGYSVAPPKPYSDMFSYTELIILGCDLNLKAISGSVSLLASLCSLCFIFSYMGKDLPKNYNEAKAITFCLLLLILTWIVLTTTTMLYHGKHIHTFTALAVLSSLYSFLLWYFFPKCYIIIFQPQKNTQQHFQGLIQNYTKTVSQ; from the exons ATGAAAGCTAAACAGGTGGTTGCTCATCTGCATCTGCTGGGATGTCTTCTGCCTCTGCTGATTGATGTAATCACTGCCTCAGAGTTCAAGTTGGATGGGGATTATTTGATCGGGGGTCTTTTTGATATTCATCATGTCAGTGGAGCGTATCATCATTACAAACCAGAAACCATTGCCTGCTCAAG TGAACGATTAATCCTGTCAAGTTATCGGAGGTTTCAGGTGATGAGATTTTCCATTGATGAAATCAATAACTCCACTAACCTGCTGCCAAATGTAACTCTGGGTTATGAAATATTTGACCACTGCTCAGACATACAGAATTTTCCTGGCATTTTCAACCTGAtctctgaaaataatttcatttaccCATGGGATAAGTTGAGCAAGAACGTTTCTAAAGTGATTGCAGTGGTTGGCACCTATACAAGCACAGAGACTCTGACAGTGGCCCCACTCTTCATGATGGATCTTATTCCTATG gTCAGTTATGGGGCTGCTAGTTCTGTCTTCTCAAGAAAAAAGAGCTTCCCATCCTTCTTACGGACTGTCCATCCCAATAAAGATGTCATTGAAGTGGTTTATAATATTCTGCAGAACTTCAACTGGCGCTGGGTTTCATTCCTTTACAGTGAGGGTGATTATGGAAAAGACGGCTTGGACTTGTTCATAAAGAAGATAAAAGATACTGAGATCTGCTTGGCATACACCAAAGGCCTCAACGGAAACACAGATTATCCTCTCTTATTCAGACAGCTAGAGGCACAAAGAGTGAACATCATCATTGTTTTTGCTCCTGAATGGACTGCTGAAGCTCTCATTAAAGGAGCCATAAAGCAAAACGTGACCAACAAAGTGTGGATAGCAGGGGATGCTTGGTCCTTACACAAGGAGCTCCCCAAAGAAAATGGAATCAGAAATATTGGAACTGTTCTGGGGGTAGCTGAGCCAAAAATGGCCATACCAGGTTTCAATGacttcctcttttcctccacAGGACAGTCTCAGCACGATGACAAAGATgagcaaacattttgtaatcAGATTTGTGAGTGCCCCAATGTAACAGCTGCAGATGTAATCAACGCAGATCCATCCTTCAACTTTCCTGTTTACTCTGCTGTCTATGCCGTTGCACATGCTTTACACAATGTGCTGCAATGTGGCTCCGGCAGGTGTAATAAATCTATATCAGTGCAACCATACATG GTTTTAACAGCACTGAGAAAATCCAACTTTGTACTTTTAAACGAGCGCGTTCAGTTTGACGAGAATGGGGACCCCATGTTCGGAACTTATTCGATCATTTTCTGGAACCAAAGCGGTGAGGCAGAGGAGGTCGGGTTTCACAGGTTCCACCCATTTCTCCAGTTCTTCATCAACAGCACCAAGATTCAGTGGCATTCTGACGGGAAG GAACCAGTGTCATTTTGTTCCAAAGAATGTCCTGAAGGGTATTCAAAAGCACAAGAGGGAATCCATAGATGCTGTTTCAACTGTAAAATCTGCCCAGATGGGACTTACATCAACACTACAA AGGATCCCTACAACTGCATCAGCTGCAAGGAGACGGAGTGGTCTGACCCAGGAAGTACATCATGCAACCTGCGCCTGGTGGAGTACATACCGTTCACAGACAGTGGTGCCATAGTGATCATGTTCGGAGCCTCCACCTTCGTGGGCCTCACTGTAGCCATGTCTGCTCTCTTTGCCTTCAACTACAACACTCCTGTCGTCAAATCTGCTGGAGGACCGATGTGCTTCCTGACTTTAGGCTGCCTCACTCTGTGCAGTCTCAGCGTGTTCTTTTACTTCGACAAACCCACGATCGCATCTTGTGTGTTAAGGCTTTTACCGTTTCTGTTGTTCTTCACCGTTTGTCTGGCAGGTTTTGTTGTGCGCTCTTTTCAGatcatttgcattttcaaaatcGCAGCTAAATTCCCCAACCTCCTCAGTTGGTGGATGAAATACCACGGACAGTGGTTGGTCATCAGTGGGGCTTTTGTCATGCAGGCTGTCTTACTTATCATTGGCTATTCTGTTGCTCCCCCAAAGCCTTACAGCGATATGTTTTCCTACACAGAACTAATCATACTTGGTTGTGACCTGAACCTCAAGGCGatatctggttctgtttctttaCTTGCCTCACTGTGTTCCCTTTGCTTCATTTTCTCCTACATGGGAAAAGACCTCCCAAAGAACTACAATGAAGCCAAAGCCATAACCttctgcctgctgctgctgatcctCACATGGATTGTCCTCACCACCACAACAATGCTTTACCACGGAAAGCACATTCACACGTTTACTGCTCTGGCAGTGCTTTCAAGTCTCTACTCGTTTCTGTTATGGTATTTTTTTCCGAAGTgctacattattatttttcaaccTCAGAAAAACACTCAGCAGCACTTCCAGGGTCTCATCCAGAACTATACGAAAACAGTTAGCCAGTAG
- the LOC122830100 gene encoding taste receptor type 1 member 2-like: MERTWIIAHLYLLGCILHSLNEADAASEFELDGDYLIGGLFDIHHVSKGLHRDKPETITCSSQPFILSSYRRFQLMRFAIEEINNSTKLLPNVTLGYKILDLCSDTQNFPGVFNLISDDGLVQPWNDSQRLTSKMVTVVGSYTSTGTLSVAPLFMMDFFPMVSYGASSSVFSRKTNFPSFLRTVHPNKDVIEVVLRILREFDWRWVSFLHIDDDYGRDGRDLFIRTLEHTDICLAYSKGLDHDTDYYEVFQKITSLKVNVLIVFAPEWTAEALVEAAIKYDVTNKVWIAGDAWSLHKKLPKRNGIRKIGTVVGVAEPKMEIPGFNDFINAFRAQTQDGTEEKFCSQACNCSNHTAAEINGWCAAM, from the exons ATGGAAAGGACATGGATTATTGCTCATCTCTATCTGCTGGGGTGTATCCTGCATTCCCTGAATGAGGCTGATGCAGCCTCAGAATTTGAGCTGGATGGAGATTATTTAATAGGTGGACTTTTTGACATCCATCATGTAAGCAAAGGGCTTCACCGTGACAAACCAGAAACCATTACCTGCTCAAG TCAACCCTTCATCCTGTCAAGTTACCGGAGGTTTCAGCTGATGAGATTTGCAATAGAGGAGATCAATAACTCTACCAAACTGCTGCCAAATGTGACGCTCGGCTATAAAATATTAGACCTCTGCTCAGACACACAGAACTTCCCTGGAGTTTTCAACCTAATCTCTGATGATGGTCTCGTCCAGCCTTGGAATGACTCGCAGAGGCTCACATCCAAAATGGTCACAGTGGTCGGTTCCTACACAAGCACAGGGACTCTGAGTGTTGCCCCACTCTTCATGATGGATTTCTTCCCGATG GTCAGTTATGGAGCTTCCAGTTCCGTCTTTTCAAGGAAAACTAATTTCCCGTCTTTCCTACGAACGGTCCATCCTAATAAAGATGTGATAGAGGTGGTTCTAAGGATATTGCGAGAATTCGACTGGCGCTGGGTTTCATTTCTTCACATTGACGACGACTATGGCAGAGACGGCCGGGATTTGTTCATTCGGACACTTGAGCACACAGATATCTGTCTGGCCTACTCAAAAGGCCTTGATCATGACACGGACTACTATGAGGTTTTCCAGAAAATTACGTCACTTAAGGTAAATGTCTTGATTGTTTTTGCACCAGAATGGACGGCTGAAGCTCTCGTTGAGGCTGCCATAAAATATGACGTCACCAACAAGGTGTGGATAGCGGGAGATGCTTGGTCCTTACACAAGAAGCTTCCCAAAAGAAACGGAATCAGGAAAATTGGGACTGTTGTTGGGGTAGCTGAGCCAAAAATGGAAATTCCAGGTTTCAATGATTTCATCAATGCATTCAGAGCCCAGACCCAAGATGGTACGGAAGAAAAGTTTTGCAGTCAGGCTTGTAACTGCAGTAATCACACTGCCGCAGAGATCAATGGATGGTGTGCTGCAATGTGA
- the LOC122836065 gene encoding taste receptor type 1 member 1-like gives MKHFIAAACMMGLFLHGVTKSTLRDSEFQLEGDYLLGGLFDIHYISSPPSQKRPEAIDCSRENFLLPNYRSFQLMRFTVEEINNSTTLLPNVTLGYELFDHCSDTRRFTDILKLISINGSILPWREPSKNRSKVMALVGPFTSTHALTVAPFFMVDHVPVVSYGSSASVFSEKRKYPSFLRTVHPNQDTVGVIVMILQHFSWNWVAFLHSSDDFGVDGLEMFIKRIKNTDICLAYSKALSGATDYSLVFDQMEEQKLNVIIVFAPKIHAEAVVKTAIEQNVTNKVWIADDGWSLNKQLPKMEGIRNIGTVLGVAQPVVTIPGFDDFIYSTVGWALKADAEQQMCNQVCNCRNLTAGEIIAADPSFSFPIYSAVHAVAQALHNILQCETDRCDDTISVQPSTVVEELRKSNFTLLNQSILFDENGDPKFGHFSIVFWNHSGNAQEVGFYHFNQSPGFYINNTQIQWHTDEEVPIAICSPECPTGYARKTTGIHKCCFRCEICPAETYVHITEDPYNCISCKETEWSEEGSTSCNLRLVEYVPFTDSRALLVMTGTFILLGLILAVALLFAVNYNTPVVRSAGGPMCFLILGCLTLCSISVFFYFGKPTNASCVLRYFPFLLCYSVCLACFVVRSFQIVCIFKIAAKFPKLQSWWTKYHGQWLLITGTFLTQAVLILISFSVHPPRPYNETSWYQDQIVLSCDLNLTVASCSFIILPLLCCLCFIFSYMGKDLPKNYNEAKAITFCLLLLILTWILFATGYLLYRGKYIHTLNALAVLSSLYSFLLWYFIPKCHIMIFQAHKNTQKYFQGLIQNYTKTISQ, from the exons atgaaacattttattgccgCCGCGTGTATGATGGGACTTTTTCTCCACGGCGTCACAAAATCCACGCTGAGAGACTCAGAGTTTCAACTGGAGGGAGATTATTTACTTGGTGGACTTTTTGACATCCATTATATCAGTTCACCTCCTTCTCAGAAAAGACCTGAAGCCATCGACTGTTCTAG GGAGAATTTCCTTCTTCCAAATTACCGAAGTTTTCAGTTGATGAGGTTCACGgttgaggaaataaataactCCACCACCCTGCTGCCAAATGTCACCCTCGGCTACGAGCTGTTTGACCACTGCTCGGACACACGTAGATTCACAGATATCCTCAAGCTCATCTCCATCAATGGCTCCATCCTACCTTGGCGTGAGCCATCAAAGAATCGGTCCAAAGTGATGGCACTGGTTGGTCCTTTCACAAGCACACATGCCCTGACTGTAGCCCCGTTTTTTATGGTGGATCACGTTCCTGTG GTCAGTTATGGCAGCTCTGCTTCAGTTTTTTCCGAAAAACGCAAATACCCGTCTTTTCTACGAACAGTGCACCCCAATCAGGACACTGTAGGAGTGATTGTCATGATTCTTCAACACTTCAGCTGGAATTGGGTTGCTTTCCTCCACAGCAGTGACGACTTTGGCGTCGACGGCTTGGAGATGTTCATTAAACGGATTAAAAACACCGACATCTGCCTGGCTTATTCCAAGGCCCTTAGTGGAGCCACTGATTACTCACTAGTCTTCGACCAGATGGAGGAACAAAAACTAAACGTGATTATTGTGTTCGCCCCAAAGATTCACGCCGAAGCTGTCGTTAAAACTGCAATTGAGCAGAATGTCACCAACAAAGTGTGGATAGCGGATGACGGATGGTCTTTAAACAAGCAGCTCCCCAAAATGGAGGGAATCAGAAATATTGGAACTGTCCTCGGGGTTGCTCAGCCAGTGGTGACAATTCCTGGTTTCGATGATTTCATCTACTCCACGGTAGGGTGGGCACTCAAAGCAGACGCCGAGCAGCAGATGTGCAATCAGGTTTGCAACTGCAGAAATCTGACTGCTGGAGAAATTATTGCAGCAGATCCGTCGTTCTCTTTCCCGATTTATTCCGCTGTGCATGCTGTTGCTCAGGCCTTGCATAACATCCTACAATGTGAAACTGACAGATGTGATGACACTATATCAGTGCAGCCATCTACT GTGGTAGAAGAACTCAGGAAGTCCAACTTCACGCTGCTGAACCAGAGTATCCTATTTGATGAGAATGGAGACCCCAAGTTTGGACACTTTTCAATAGTTTTCTGGAACCACAGTGGCAATGCTCAGGAGGTTGGCTTCTACCATTTTAACCAATCTCCTGGCTTCTACATCAACAATACCCAAATTCAGTGGCACACAGATGAAGAg GTTCCGATCGCAATTTGTTCCCCCGAATGTCCAACAGgatatgcaagaaaaacaactggaatCCATAAATGTTGCTTCAGGTGTGAAATATGTCCAGCTGAAACATACGTCCACATCACAG AGGATCCCTACAACTGCATCAGCTGTAAGGAGACAGAGTGGTCTGAGGAAGGAAGTACATCGTGCAACCTGCGGCTGGTGGAGTACGTTCCCTTTACAGACAGCAGAGCTTTATTAGTAATGACCGGGACCTTCATCCTGCTGGGTCTCATTCTGGCTGTAGCTCTTCTCTTTGCCGTCAACTACAACACTCCTGTTGTCAGGTCTGCTGGAGGACCGATGTGCTTCCTGATTTTAGGCTGCCTCACTCTGTGCAGTATCAGTGTGTTCTTTTACTTTGGTAAGCCCACAAATGCTTCTTGCGTCTTGAGGTATTTCCCATTTCTTCTGTGCTACTCCGTTTGTCTGGCGTGTTTTGTTGTGCGCTCCTTTCagattgtttgcatttttaaaatagctgCCAAGTTCCCCAAACTCCAAAGCTGGTGGACTAAATATCACGGCCAATGGCTGCTCATCACAGGGACATTCTTGACTCAGGCCGTGTTGATTCTCATTAGCTTTTCTGTTCACCCTCCCAGACCGTACAATGAGACATCATGGTACCAGGACCAAATTGTTCTGAGCTGTGACCTAAATCTCACTGTGGcttcttgttcttttattattctCCCTTTGCTTTGTTGCCTTTGCTTCATTTTCTCCTACATGGGAAAAGACCTGCCAAAGAACTACAACGAGGCCAAAGCCATAACCttctgcctgctgctgctgatcctCACCTGGATCCTGTTTGCTACTGGATACCTACTTTACCGTGGAAAGTACATCCACACTCTCAATGCTTTGGCAGTGCTTTCAAGTCTTTACTCTTTTCTCTTGTGGTATTTCATCCCAAAATGTCACATCATGATTTTCCAGgctcataaaaacacacagaaatactTTCAAGGTCTTATTCAAAATTATACCAAAACAATTTCTCAGTAG